The following proteins come from a genomic window of Pseudomonas putida:
- a CDS encoding methyl-accepting chemotaxis protein: MLLMVVAAYSRLVAIESAEEAVGTDSIPGVYYSSMIRSAWVDSYVTSQQLVGLSDHREITAADMELFKSFDERLKQHLASYQGTIHDKDDQDHFDTFIQMEANYTHIIGQVIEAYRRHDYAEAERLIKDVLTPAWSEGRNHLNTMIEYNREAADAANHQIVGAVSTAKGSMIVSLLLAIIAAGICGLLLMRAITAPVQRVVHALDKLRSGDLSMRLSLDRKDEFGAIESGFNEMAEALAKLVSQAQRSSVQVTTSVTEIAATSKQQQATATETAATTTEIGATSREIAATSRDLVRTMTEVTSAADQASSLAGSGQQGLARMEDTMHQVMGAADLVNAKLAILNEKASNITQMVVTIVKVADQTNLLSLNAAIEAEKAGEYGRGFAVVATEVRRLADQTAVATYDIEQMVREIQSAVSAGVMGMDKFSEEVRRGMFEVQQVGEQLSQIIHQVQALAPRVLMVNEGMQAQATGAEQINQALAQLSDASTQTVESLRQASFAIDELSQVAAGLRGGVSRFKV; this comes from the coding sequence ATGTTGCTGATGGTCGTAGCCGCTTACTCGCGGCTGGTGGCGATCGAAAGTGCCGAGGAGGCAGTTGGTACCGACAGCATTCCCGGGGTCTACTACAGTTCGATGATCCGCAGTGCCTGGGTCGACAGCTACGTCACCAGCCAGCAGCTGGTGGGGTTGTCCGACCACCGTGAGATCACAGCAGCCGACATGGAGCTGTTCAAAAGCTTCGATGAACGCCTCAAGCAACACCTGGCCAGTTACCAAGGCACCATTCACGACAAGGACGACCAGGACCATTTCGACACCTTCATCCAGATGGAGGCAAACTACACCCATATCATCGGCCAGGTGATTGAAGCCTACCGTCGGCATGATTATGCCGAGGCAGAGCGGTTGATCAAGGACGTTCTGACACCGGCCTGGTCGGAGGGCCGTAATCATCTCAACACGATGATCGAGTACAACCGCGAAGCCGCCGATGCCGCTAACCACCAGATCGTCGGTGCCGTAAGCACTGCCAAAGGCAGCATGATCGTTTCGCTGCTGTTGGCGATCATCGCGGCGGGCATCTGCGGGCTGCTGTTGATGCGCGCCATCACCGCGCCTGTACAGCGCGTGGTGCATGCCCTCGACAAGCTGCGCTCGGGCGACTTGAGCATGCGCCTGAGCCTGGACCGCAAGGACGAGTTCGGCGCCATCGAAAGCGGCTTCAACGAGATGGCCGAGGCGCTGGCCAAGCTGGTGTCCCAGGCCCAGCGCTCTTCGGTACAGGTGACCACATCGGTCACTGAAATTGCGGCCACCTCCAAGCAACAACAGGCCACCGCCACCGAAACCGCTGCGACCACCACGGAAATTGGTGCCACTTCCCGTGAAATTGCCGCTACCTCGCGCGATCTGGTGCGCACCATGACCGAAGTCACCAGCGCCGCCGATCAGGCATCGAGCCTTGCCGGTTCCGGTCAGCAAGGCCTGGCGCGCATGGAGGACACCATGCACCAGGTCATGGGCGCAGCCGACCTGGTCAATGCCAAGCTGGCGATCCTCAACGAAAAGGCCAGCAACATCACTCAGATGGTGGTGACCATCGTCAAGGTCGCCGACCAGACTAACCTGCTGTCGCTCAATGCCGCCATCGAAGCGGAAAAGGCCGGCGAGTACGGGCGCGGTTTTGCCGTCGTGGCCACCGAAGTGCGGCGCCTTGCGGACCAGACGGCTGTCGCCACGTACGACATCGAGCAAATGGTTCGGGAAATCCAGTCGGCGGTATCGGCAGGGGTCATGGGCATGGACAAGTTTTCCGAAGAAGTACGCCGAGGCATGTTCGAAGTGCAGCAAGTGGGCGAGCAGCTGAGCCAGATCATCCATCAGGTACAGGCGCTGGCGCCACGGGTGTTGATGGTCAACGAAGGCATGCAGGCCCAGGCTACCGGTGCCGAGCAGATCAACCAGGCACTGGCTCAGCTCAGCGATGCCAGCACGCAGACAGTGGAATCGCTGCGCCAGGCCAGCTTCGCCATCGACGAGTTGAGCCAGGTGGCCGCGGGCCTGCGCGGTGGTGTATCGCGCTTTAAAGTCTGA
- a CDS encoding tellurite resistance TerB family protein, which produces MNTRGLLDQLLKSGQELLNKQAGAGKPAAGSGGLGSLLSGAGGGALGAGALGLLLGSKKARKYGGKVITYGGLAALGVLAYKAYGNWQARQGAGQGAEPQTLDRLPPAQVEQHSQAVLRALVAAAKSDGHIDERERALIEGEFTRLDSDRELQHWLHAELNKPLDPAEVARAAQTPEMAAEMYLASLMMVDQENFMERAYLDELARQLRLDPALRQELESQVRLAAGQ; this is translated from the coding sequence ATGAATACTCGGGGTCTGCTCGATCAACTGCTCAAATCCGGCCAGGAACTGTTGAACAAACAGGCCGGCGCAGGCAAGCCGGCTGCAGGCTCAGGAGGCTTGGGCAGCCTGCTTTCCGGCGCCGGGGGCGGTGCGCTAGGGGCTGGCGCCCTGGGCTTGCTGTTGGGCAGCAAGAAGGCGCGCAAGTACGGGGGCAAAGTGATCACCTACGGTGGCCTCGCCGCGCTCGGCGTACTGGCCTACAAGGCCTATGGCAACTGGCAGGCCCGCCAGGGCGCAGGGCAGGGGGCCGAACCGCAAACCCTTGATCGCCTGCCGCCGGCCCAGGTCGAGCAGCATAGCCAGGCGGTATTGCGGGCGTTGGTGGCAGCGGCCAAGTCCGATGGCCACATCGACGAGCGCGAGCGGGCGCTGATCGAAGGGGAATTCACCCGCCTGGACAGCGACCGTGAACTGCAGCACTGGTTGCACGCCGAGCTGAACAAGCCACTGGACCCTGCCGAAGTCGCGCGCGCCGCACAAACGCCGGAGATGGCTGCCGAGATGTACCTGGCCAGCCTGATGATGGTCGATCAGGAGAACTTCATGGAGCGTGCGTACCTGGACGAACTGGCCCGTCAGCTTCGCCTGGACCCGGCGTTGCGCCAGGAACTGGAGAGTCAGGTCCGACTTGCCGCAGGTCAATGA
- the ydcS gene encoding putative ABC transporter substrate-binding protein YdcS encodes MSAHKTALLGAVTGALLASAGLQAAELPKALGAGEGRLDIVAWPGYIERGESDKAYDWVTGFEKETGCKVSVKTAATSDEMVSLMNKGGYDLVTASGDASLRLIAGKKVQPINTGLIPNWKNLDPRLQDGGWYVVDKQVYGTPYQWGPNVLLYNTNTFKQPPTSWSVVFEPQDLPDGKPNKGRVQAYDGPIYIADAALYLKSAKPELGIQDPYELNEAQYKAVLELLRQQQPLIHRYWHDATVQMSDVKNEGVVASSSWGYMVNSLKAENQPVASTLPKEGATGWADTTMLHSEAKHPNCAYKWMDWSLQPKVQGDVAAWFGSLPAVPAACNGNVLLGAEGCKTNGFDNFDKIAFWKTPQAQGGKFVPYSRWTQDYIAIMGGR; translated from the coding sequence ATGTCAGCGCACAAGACCGCATTGCTCGGCGCCGTGACCGGCGCACTGCTGGCCAGTGCAGGCCTGCAGGCCGCCGAGTTGCCCAAGGCCCTGGGCGCCGGTGAAGGCCGGCTGGATATCGTCGCCTGGCCCGGTTATATCGAGCGCGGTGAGAGCGACAAGGCCTATGACTGGGTCACAGGCTTCGAAAAGGAAACCGGGTGCAAGGTCAGCGTCAAGACCGCAGCCACCTCCGACGAAATGGTCAGCCTGATGAACAAGGGCGGTTACGACCTGGTAACCGCCTCCGGCGATGCCTCGCTGCGCCTGATCGCCGGCAAGAAGGTGCAGCCGATCAATACCGGGCTGATTCCCAACTGGAAAAACCTCGACCCGCGCCTGCAGGACGGTGGCTGGTACGTGGTCGACAAACAGGTCTACGGTACCCCGTATCAGTGGGGGCCGAACGTTCTGCTGTACAACACCAACACGTTCAAGCAGCCACCCACCAGCTGGAGCGTGGTGTTCGAGCCGCAAGACCTGCCCGACGGCAAACCGAACAAAGGCCGCGTGCAGGCCTATGACGGGCCCATCTACATTGCCGATGCTGCGTTGTACCTGAAATCGGCCAAGCCCGAACTGGGCATTCAGGACCCCTATGAACTGAACGAAGCCCAGTACAAGGCAGTGCTCGAACTGCTGCGCCAGCAGCAACCGCTGATCCATCGATACTGGCATGACGCCACGGTGCAGATGAGCGATGTGAAGAACGAAGGCGTGGTCGCCTCCAGTTCCTGGGGCTACATGGTCAATAGCCTCAAGGCGGAGAACCAGCCGGTGGCCTCCACCCTGCCGAAGGAAGGTGCCACGGGCTGGGCCGACACCACCATGCTGCACAGCGAAGCCAAGCACCCCAACTGTGCCTATAAATGGATGGACTGGTCGTTGCAGCCAAAGGTACAGGGCGATGTAGCGGCCTGGTTCGGCTCATTGCCAGCAGTACCTGCTGCCTGCAACGGCAATGTGCTGTTGGGGGCCGAGGGCTGCAAGACCAATGGCTTCGACAACTTCGACAAAATCGCCTTCTGGAAGACACCGCAGGCACAGGGCGGCAAGTTCGTGCCGTATAGCCGCTGGACCCAGGACTACATTGCGATCATGGGCGGGCGCTAG